GGTGTAGAGCAACTCCCGGCCGTCCGCGAAGTACCGTGAGGTGATCCGTCCGTCGAAGATCTGCTCGTACCGGACGCCGTCCGCTACCGCGACGCCGGCGGATCCGGGCTGAACACCGACAGCACCGTACTGTCGAGTCGATAGGTCGTCACCACGCCGGTACCACGGTGCACGACGGTGGCGACCGCCGGCATCCGGGTGGCGCCTCCGGTCAGGAAGACCGCCGCCAGATCGCCGCCACCGAGCTCGACATCCGCGAGCACCGACCGCGCACTGTCCACGGTCCGCTCCAGCAGCGGTGCTGCGAGCTGGTCGAGTTCCTCGCGTCCGAAAGGTACGTCCGCTTCGATCAGCGGAACGTGGATGGTGGTGGTCGAGGTCCGGGCCAGCATCTCCTTGCCGGCCCGTACGTTCTCCCACAGCCGCCCCGCCGCCCGACGGTCGGTCGGGGTCTTCGGGTCGACCAGCCGAAACCAGTCGGCGGGGCCGCGCTTGGCGATCGCCGTACCGAGATGCGACACGATCGCCGCGTCCACGTTCGAGTCCGCCGACGTCGGCCAGTCCGCCGCTGGCGAGCACGACGAACCCGGTGTCGGTCCGGCGCAGCACCGACACGTCGAACGTTCCCGCACCCAGGTCGTAGACGAGGGCGTGGTCACCGACCGGAACGCGACCGCTGGCGACCGACTCGAACCGGTAGGCGGCCGCGACCGGTTCCCGCTCCAGACGTACGGTCGGCAGCACCGACGTGACGGCGGCGAGCAGCACCGCGCGCCGCCGCCGCCCACGACGCCGGCAGGTGACGACGGCCTCGGTGACCGGTGTGCCCGCCACCCTGGCCGCTTCGAAGGCGACCTGGCCGACGACGGCACCGATCAACCGGTGGACCGGGATCTCGTCCTGGCCGAGCAGCACCACGCCGTCGTCGACGCACCGCTTCGGGTACGGCTCGAAGCGCTCCGGGTAGGCCTGTGCCTGATGCACGGCGTCCCGCCGACTACCAGCCGACCGGTCGGATCGAGGCAGACCACCGAAGGCAGCAGGGGTGACCCGTCGAAGAGCAGCGGACGTGGTGTCTGATCACCGATCGCCAGCACGGCGACCGTGTGGGAGGTGCCGGAGTCGATGCCGAGCCGCGCTCGCGCTGTCACACCGGCCACTGTAGGAGGCACCGGCGCGCCCGCCACCGGCGCGCTCAGTCCAGCGGCGTCAGCCGTACCCGTCCGATCAGCTCACGCACCGCCTCGGCGCGGCCGGTGCCCAAACCGTGCCGGGTGACGTTCACCGCGCCGGCCGCCGCGCCGGTACGAACCGCTTCCTCGAGACTGCCGCCCCGGGTGAGCACGGCCGCCACACCGGCGGTCATCGAATCGCCGGCTCCCCGGTGGTCGACGATTTCCAGCTGCGGCACCCGTACCTCGACCAAGTCGTCGTCGAGCAGCGCGAGCGCCGGTTTCTCGGCCCGGCTGATCAACACGGCCTCCGCGCCGTCGGCGCGCAACTGGTGTGCGGCCCGCGACAGCGCGTCGACGCTGTCGTCGGCCGCCCGGCCCGCCTCGATCACTTCCTCATGGCTGACCTTGAGAAAGGACACCCCGCCGCCTAGTACGGCGGCCAACTGCCCACCGGACAGGTCGGCCACCACCTGGGAGCCGTTGGCCCTCAGGTCGCTGGCGAGTCGCCGGTAGACGTCGTCGTCGACCACCGACGGGTGGGCCGGGCCGCTGAGCACGCTGACCGCCGCCCGCATTCCCTCGGCCAACGCGAGGCCGTACAGCTCGTCGATGTCGTGCCGGATCAGCGGGGCACCCGGGTTCTCCGCGATCTCGCTGCGGCTGCCCTCCCGGCGGTCGTGGACGTACCATCCGCTGCTGGACTTGCGCGGAACCATCCGCAGTTCCAGTTCCTCGTCTTCGAGCGCCCTGCCGAGCACCGCACCGACCTCTCCGCCGACGGCGGCGCAGAGCACCACCCGGACACCCAGCGAGCTGATCATGCGCGCCTGCCAGATGCCCTGGCCACCGGCGTGCAGGTGCAGTTCGAGTACGTCGGCCTGCTGCTCGATCGTCACCGACAGCACCGGAGCCGGGGCGAACACCATCACGTGGTCCCTCATACGGGTACCATTCCCCTGATCCGGGGAGATTACGCCAGGGCGGGCGCTCCGGTGGTTCTCCGTCCCGTGCCCTGATGGTCCATCGACAGCCATCTGCTGAATCCGTGTGCCGGCGTTCACCTGTCCGACGCCTGGCCAACGCCGCACCGACTGGTCGGGGCAGCAGCATGCCATCGGACGAGAAACCGACCAGATTGGACGACCATGGTCACACTCCGATGGCGTCGCGCGGTGGCCACCGCGCTGGCGACGGTCACCGCCGTGTCCGCCGTGGGCGGACCCGCTCACGGCACGGGTCCCACGCACCTGCGGGAATCCGGTCAGTCGGCCGGCGCTGCCGGCGACCGACAGCGCCACCAGCACGTTTTCGACCTGCAGGCGCACCGGGGCGGGCTCGGCCTGCGGGTGGAGAGCACCCTCGCCGCTTTCGGCAACGCGCTACGGCTCGGGGTACGCACACTGGAACTCGACGTACAGATCACCCGCGACGGCCACGCGGTCGTCACCCACGACCGGCGAGTCAGTTCCGCGAAGTGTACGGATACCGCCCCGGTGAGCACCGACGACCCGGATTTCCCGTATGTCGGCAAGTTCGTGCACACCCTCACACTGGCCCAGGTCCGCACCCTCGACTGCGGCAGCCGCACCCTCCCCGGCTACCCGGGCCAGACCCCGGTGCCGGGTGCCACCATGCCGCTGCTGCGCGAGGTCCTCGACCTGGTCAAGCGATACGAGGCGAACCAGGTCCGGCTCAACGTCGAGACCAAGGTGGAAGCGGGCGCACCACACGAGACCGCTCCCCGCGAGCAGTTCGTGCAGGTCACCGCAGCCGAAATCCGGGCAGCCGGGCTGCTGCGGCAGACCACCGTCCAGAGTTTCGACTGGGGCGCGCTGATGCGGATGCGCCAGGTCGAGCCCCGACTGCCGCTGGTCGCCCTGACCAACTACGACTTCCTGCAGGTCGGAGCGCCCGGTGCCTCGCCGTGGCTCGGCGGGATCGACATCGACGACTTCGGCGGCGACCCGATCCGGGCGATCAAGACCTTCGGCGCGACGTCCTTCTCCCCGGTGCACGGCTTCCCGCAGAACGGCACCGTCACCGACCCCGACTACCGGCCGTACGTGACGAAGGATCTCGTCCGGCACGCGCACCGGCACGGCATCACCGTCGTTCCGTGGACGGTCAACGACGTACCGACCATGGCGAAGCTGATCGACGACGGCGTCGACGGTCTCATCACCGACTACCCGGACCGGCTGCGGGACCTGATGGCACAGCGGCGGATGCGGCTACCGAAGCCGTACGCGTCGCCGTTCGACATCCAAGCCCACCGCGGTGGACGTTGGGAACGTCCGGAGAACACGCTGCCGGCGTTCGCGTACGCCCTGGCCGACCCGGACGTGTCCACCCTGGAGCTCGACACCGGGATGACCCGCGACGGACACCTGGTGGTGCTGCACGACCGCACGGTCTCCGGCTCACACTGCGCCGACACCCGCCCGGCCCGCCCCGGCGACCCGATGTTCCCGTACGTGGGCAAGCGGGTCCGGGATCTCACGCTGCGCCAGATCAAGACCCTCGACTGCGGTTCGGTGCCCGTGGCCGACCTGCCCGAACAGGTGCTGGTCCCGGGCGCCCGGATCCCGACGCTGCCGGAGGTGTTCGCGTTGGCCCGCGACAGCGGGCGGCGGGACATCCGGTTCAACATCGAGACGAAGATCAGTCCGTTGGTCGACGACACCGCGCCGTACCAGGTCTTCACCGCCGCGCTGGTCCGTGCGGTGGAGCGGGCCCAGGTGGTGGACCGGGTGACGATCCAGTCGTTCGACTGGCGCACGATCATGCTGGCCCGCGAGCTCAACCACCGGATCGCGACGGTCGCCCTGGTCTGGCAGTACGGGCCGGCCGAGTGCGCGTCACTGGCCGACGAGTGCTCGCTGCGGGCGGTGTACGGCGACCCGTCGGTACGCAGCCCGTGGACCGGCGGCCTGGACTGGTGGCGCTACCGTGACCTCGGCAAACTGGTACGCGCGGCTGGTGCCACCACGGTGTCGGCCAACTGGCAGGTGCACGACCCCGAGCAGCCCACGGCTCCACACCCGGACTGGTACCTGCGTCAGGACCCGAGCTACTTCCACGGTCCGGTGGTGCCGACGTTGCGGCAGCGCGACCGGCTGCTGGTGGTGCCGTACACGATCAACGACGCCGCGTACATGCAACGGGCGATCGACCTCGGCGTGGACGGCATCATCACCGACGACCAGCGGACCTTGATCGAGGTGGCGATCCGCAACGGCCTGCGCTGAGCAGGTCCGGTGAGCCGCCGGTCGGCACCGCCCTGGGGCGGTGCCGACCGGCCGGTGGTCACTCTCGGGCACTGGCCCGCCGGTGCGGCGCCGCGTGACCGTCACGTTCCGGGCCGAGGCCGTGCGCGCGCAGGAATCCGTCGACCGACGCCGACCAGGGAAACCTCTCGGCGCGGCGGCGGGCCGCCGCGCGGCGCGGCGGCTCCGGTCGCTCGGCCAGTGCACAGATCGCGTCGGCGAAGCCCGCGCCGCCGCCGGTGGCGGCCAGGCCCGCGTCGCCGACGACCTCCGGCAGGGCGCTCTCAGCGGCGACCACCACCGGAGTGCCGCTGGCCAACGCCTCCAGCGCGGCCAGCCCGAAGGTCTCGATCGGTCCGGGGGCGATCACCACGTCGGCGCTGGCCAGCAGCCGGGCGATCTCGTCGCGGTCGCCGATGTAGTCGGCGAAGTGCACGTCGAGCCCGGCGGCGCCGGCCTGGGCCCGTAGCCCCGCCTGCCGGGGGCCGGTGCCGACGAACACCCCGACCGCAGGCACGCCGCGTCGGCGCAACTCGGCGAGCGCGGCGAGCGCCCGTTCGGGGCATTTCTCGGCGGACAGCCGGGCACAGTGCAGCACCAGCAGTTCGCCGCCCGGGGCGTAGCGCTCGCGGACCGCCGGATCGCGCCGACCGGGGTGGAACTGGTCGAGATCGACGCCGAGCGGCACCCGGACCAGGTCGGCCGCGCCGATCCGGGCGAACTCGCGGGCCGCCCATTCGGTGGTGCAGACCACCCTGTCGTAGCGGGCGGCGGTGGCGGCGTTGAGTCGGTCAGCGATCGGGCCGGTGAGCCGGTCGGTGAGCCGCCCCGACCGTTCCCGACCGCCGAACGGCAGCCGGAGCAGGCCGTCGAGGGTCTCGTGGGAGACCATCAGCGCGGGTACGCCGTGCCGGCGGGCCCACTGCCCGGTCCAGCGCAGCGTGGTCCGGTCGGAGACCTCCAGCCGGTCCGGTGCCAGGTCGCGCAGCAGCCGCCGCATCCGGTGGCGCGCCACGATCACCCGGTAGCCGCCGGTGCCGGGAACCACCGGGCCCGCGACGGTGATCACCCGCCCCTGCGGGGTGTCCTCGGTCGTGTCGGTGGTACCGGGAACGACGAGTACCGGCTCGTGACCGGCGGCCAGATAGCCGGCGCCGAGTTCCCGCAGCGCGGTCCGCAGACCTCCGGAACTACCGGTGATGAAATTCGCCAGCCGTACGATCCTCATGAGGCGGTCACCATACGGTCAGGATGCGGTCGTCCGGCAGACCGCCGGTGCACGCGCCCGTGACGTGTCGGCGAACTGTCGTTGACTGGTTGGCCGGCGCGCCGCTGGTCAGGACCAGCCGTAGCCGCCCCGCAACGCGTGGCACACGCGGTCGAAGCGGGTCCGGTCCAGGATGGCGCCTTCGCGCCGGATGCTGTCTTCACGCATGGTCAGTACCCGGTCCAGCCGGATCCAACTCGGTCGCCCGTCGTCACCCCAGGTGCCGAGTTCCAGCCAGTGTCGCTGGCCGTCGCGGTCCGACTGGCTGGACAGCATCAGCCCGTAAAGGGTACGGCTGCGGCGGCCGACGACCAGCACCGGACGGTCCTTGCCCTGGCGCGGATCGTCCTCGTACGGCACCCAGGTCCAGACGATCTCGCCAGGATCGGCGTGCCCGTCGAGCTCCGGCGCGTACGACAGTTGCCGACGCTGCAGCGCCGCGACCTGGCGTGGTCGGGCGACCCGCGCGGGGGTCGGACGGCGCTGTGTCGGGACGCGCTGGCCAGTGAGCCGGCCTACGGTGGCGGTCACGCCCTGCCAGAGTCTTCCCACGGCGGTAGAGCCTAGCGGCGGCCGGGCAACGACCGGCGGCCGGGCAGTGACCGCCGGACAGTCGGCCGACGACCGGTCACCTCCCGTCACCTCCCGTCACCGAGTTGTGGCCCAAAGATCGATCGACTAGGGTCGGTGCCACGACAGCCGGGCGGGATGCCCGGCACAGCAGCGCCCGGCGCGCGGCACCGGCGTCACGCGACGCCCGGCACGTCGGCCGGGCCGGCGGCGACGGCGACACGCCGAGTCCGCTGGATCGCCCCTGGTCGTCCCGGCGATCCGCCCCGGCGGGGCCCGCTTTCCCGGCCACCGTCCCCAGCCCGTCCCGCCCGTACCGGCCACCTCCGCCCGTACCGGCGACCACCAGGTAGGAGACGACGGTGATCCGTACCCCCGGCCACCCCGACCGACGGCGATCGACACACGGCGTCACGACCCGTACGGCCCGGTGGCGGCGGGCCCGTGCGACGCTGGCCGCCACCGCCGCGCTCGTCCTGACCGCCTGCTCCGCGGGCGAGTCGCTGGAGACCGACGAGGGTGCCGACCCGCAGGCCGGCACCCTCGTCGTGGCCATCTCCAGCGAACCGGACAGTCTGGACGTCCACGTCTCCACCGCGTCGCCCACCTTTCTGGTGTTGGAAAACGTCTACGACACGCTTGTCGAACCGGCTCCCGACCTCAGCTTCCAACCCGCGTTGGCCACCGATTGGGAAGTCAGCGACGACCTGCTCACCTGGACGTTCCACCTACGGGACGGCGTGACCTGGCACAACGGACAACCGTTCGTCGCCGACGACGTGGTCGCCAGCTTCGACCGGATCACCGACGGGGAGACCGCCGCCAACGCCTGGCGCTTCGAATCCGTCGACGAGGTGCGGGCGGTCGACGACCGGACCGTCGAGTTCGTCCTCAACCGCCCGACGCCGAACCTGCTGGCCAACGTCGGCGGCTTCAAAGGCATGGCGATCGTCGCCCCCGAACTGCTCGACGGCGACGGGCTGACCACCGACGCGATCGGCACCGGGCCGTTCCGCTTCGTCAGCTACACCCCGGGCGACCGGATCATCCTGGAGGCCAACCCGGACTACTGGGGCGACGGACCGCACGTCGACCGGGTCGAGTTCCGGTTCATCTCCGAACCCACCACCGCGTTGACCAACCTGCGCACCGGAAGTGTGCACCTGACCAACAACGTCCCGCCGCAGGAGGCCGGCGCGCTCCGCGACGACCCCGACGTCGAACTCGGCCAGGTCGCCAGCAACGACTACTGGTACTTCACCTGCAACTTCGACCGGCCGCCCTTCGACGACATCGACGTTCGCCGGGCGCTGTCGTTCGCCATCGACCGCGAACAGGTCGCCCAGGCCGCGTTCTTCGACGCGGCGACGCCGGTGCAGTCGGCGATGCCGCCGGGCAACTTCTGGGCCACCGACTACGCGCCGTTCGACTACGACCCGGAGCAGGCCCGTGAGCTGCTCGCCGGCGCCGGCGTCGACGGGCTGACCGTCGACCTGATGCTGACCAACGAGTTCCCGCACACCCTCCAGGCCGCTGAGGTGATCGCCAGCCAGTGGCAGGACGTCGGGGTCGAGGTGGAGATCCGTACCCTGGACTTCGCCAGCTGGCTCGACGAGCAGGGCGCCGGCAGCTACGACTGCTACGTCCTCGGCTGGTTGAACAACCTCGACGGCGAGTACGCCTACTACGCCCAGCACCACTCGACCGGCTCGTTCAACTTCCACGGCTACGCCGACCCGCAGGTCGACCAACTGCTCGACCAGGCCCGGGCCAGCGTCGACGACGCCGACCGCAAGCCGCTGTACGACCAGGCCGCGCGGTTGATCATCGACGACGTCAGCTACGGCTACCTCTACAGTCCACAGGCGTCGTTGGCCTGGCTGCCGACCGTGGAAGGCGTCGAGATGCACCCGGACGGCAAGACCCGGCTGCGCACCGTACGGCTGACGGGCTGAGCGACCACGATGGGCCGCTTCCTGCTGCGGCGGGCGCTGCAGACGGCGATCGCGATGCTCGGGGTCAGCGTCGCCGTGTTCCTCATCGTCCACCTGGTGCCGGGTGACCCGATCCGGCTCGCCCTCGGCACCCGCTTCGACGAGGAGCTCTACCAGGCGATGCGGGCCCGCGCCGGGTTGGATCAGCCGCTGTGGACACAGTACGGCGACTGGCTGGCCCGGGCGGTCACCGGCGACCTCGGGGTCAGCTTCCGCAGCGGCGAACCGGTGACCCGGCTGCTGCTGGCCCGGCTCGGCCCGACCAGCCTGCTCGCCGTGGCCGCACTGCTGGTCGCCCTGGCCGTCGCGCTGCCGTTGGGCATCGTCTCCGCGGTCAGGTCCGGCTCCGTGATCGACCGGATCGCCACCGCGTTCAGCCAGTTGTGGGTCTCGGTCCCGGACTTCTGGAGCGGGATCATGTACATCCTGCTCTTCGCTCTGGTGCTGGGCTGGCTCCCGGCGTCCGGCTACGTCTCGCCGATCGACGATCCGGTCCGGGCGCTGCGACATCTGATCCTGCCGGCGTTGACCGTCGGACTGATCTCGGGGTCGGTGCTGACCCGGTTCGTCCGCTCGGCGGTGCTGGAGGCGATGCAGCAGGACTACGCCCGTACCGCCCGGGCCAAAGGGCTCAGTCGCTGGCGGACGGTACGCCGGCACGTGCTGCCCAACGCCTGGATCTCCATCGTCACCGCGGTCGGCCTGCAACTCGGGTTCCTGCTCGGCGGCGTCGTGGTGGTCGAGGTCATCTTCGAATGGCCGGGCCTGGGCCGGCTCGCCTACGACGCGGTCATCCGCCGCGACTACAGTCTGCTGCAGGGCGCGGTGCTGGTGATCGCGATGATGTTCCTGCTGGTCAACTTCCTGGTCGACCTGCTCTACAGCTACCTCGATCCCCGGGTACGGCATCGATGACCCGTCGCGTGTTCGCCGTACTGCTGCGCAACCGGCTCGCTGTCGCCGGGCTGGTGGTGCTCGCCGGGTTGGCAGTCGTCGCCGCTTTCGGCGCGATGCTGGCACCGTACGATCCCAACGCGGTCGACGTGCCCGGCCGCCTCGCGGCGCCGTCGCCGGACCACCTGTTCGGCACCGACAACCTCGGCCGTGACGTGTTCAGCCGGGTGCTGGTCGGTGCCCGGGTGTCGCTGCGGGTCGGTTTCGTCGCGGTCGGCATCTCGTTGACCGCCGGCCTGGTGATCGGGCTGGTCGCCGGCTTCTACTCCGGCCCGGCGGACTCGCTGTTGATGCGGACCATGGACGTGCTGTTCGCCTTTCCGGCGATCCTGCTCGCCATCGCGGTGCTGGCCATCCTCGGCCCCGGCATCACCAACGCCATGATCGCCATCGGCATCGTCTACACCCCGATCTTCGCCCGGATCGTGCGGGCCGCGACGACCGTCGTCGCCACCGAGACGTACGTCCGGGCGGCCCGCGCGATCGGCGCGTCCGACCTGCGGATCCTGCTGCGGCACGTGCTGCCGAACATCACCGCCCCGGTGATCGTGCAGACCTCGCTGAGCCTGGCGTTCGCGATCCTGGCCGAAGCCGCGCTCTCCTTCCTCGGTCTCGGCGTGCAACGACCCGATCCCGCCTGGGGACGGATGCTCGCCGAAGGGCGTGAGTTCGTCAGTCAGGCACCGTGGATGGGGATCTTCCCCGGCCTGGCGGTCTTCTGCACCGTGCTGGCGTTCAACGTGGTCGGGGACGCGCTGCGCGACGCGCTGGACCCGCGCCAGCGGTCGGTCATCGAGTCGAGAGGACGAACGGGTTGACGGACGCGGTGACGAACGGGATGACAGACACGCTGACGGACCGGACACCGGACGCGGTGCCCTCGGCGGCACCGGTGTTGTCGGTCCGCGACCTGAGCGTCTCGATCGGCACCCGACGCGGCGTCGCCCGAGTGGTCAACGGCGTCAGCTACGACGTACGGGCCGGGCAGACCCTGGCGATCGTCGGCGAATCCGGTTCCGGCAAGACCGTGGCCGCGTTGGCGGTGATGCGACTGCTGGACCCACCGGCGAAGGTCAGCGGCGAGGTGCTGCTCGACGGCGTCGATCTGCTGAAAGCCTCGGAACGCCAGCTGTGCCGGATCCGGGGCAACCGGATCGCGATGATCTTCCAAGACCCGATGACCTCGCTCAACCCGGTGAAGACCATCGGCTCCCAGCTGATCGAACCGCTCCAGCTGCACCAGCGCACGACCGGCTCGGCGGCCCGGGACCGGGCGGCCGAACTGCTCGATCTGGTCGGCATCCCGGCGGCCCGGCACCGGCTGGACGACTACCCGCACCACTTC
The sequence above is a segment of the Solwaraspora sp. WMMD406 genome. Coding sequences within it:
- a CDS encoding ABC transporter permease, translated to MTRRVFAVLLRNRLAVAGLVVLAGLAVVAAFGAMLAPYDPNAVDVPGRLAAPSPDHLFGTDNLGRDVFSRVLVGARVSLRVGFVAVGISLTAGLVIGLVAGFYSGPADSLLMRTMDVLFAFPAILLAIAVLAILGPGITNAMIAIGIVYTPIFARIVRAATTVVATETYVRAARAIGASDLRILLRHVLPNITAPVIVQTSLSLAFAILAEAALSFLGLGVQRPDPAWGRMLAEGREFVSQAPWMGIFPGLAVFCTVLAFNVVGDALRDALDPRQRSVIESRGRTG
- a CDS encoding Hsp70 family protein, with translation MDAAIVSHLGTAIAKRGPADWFRLVDPKTPTDRRAAGRLWENVRAGKEMLARTSTTTIHVPLIEADVPFGREELDQLAAPLLERTVDSARSVLADVELGGGDLAAVFLTGGATRMPAVATVVHRGTGVVTTYRLDSTVLSVFSPDPPASR
- a CDS encoding glycosyltransferase — its product is MRIVRLANFITGSSGGLRTALRELGAGYLAAGHEPVLVVPGTTDTTEDTPQGRVITVAGPVVPGTGGYRVIVARHRMRRLLRDLAPDRLEVSDRTTLRWTGQWARRHGVPALMVSHETLDGLLRLPFGGRERSGRLTDRLTGPIADRLNAATAARYDRVVCTTEWAAREFARIGAADLVRVPLGVDLDQFHPGRRDPAVRERYAPGGELLVLHCARLSAEKCPERALAALAELRRRGVPAVGVFVGTGPRQAGLRAQAGAAGLDVHFADYIGDRDEIARLLASADVVIAPGPIETFGLAALEALASGTPVVVAAESALPEVVGDAGLAATGGGAGFADAICALAERPEPPRRAAARRRAERFPWSASVDGFLRAHGLGPERDGHAAPHRRASARE
- a CDS encoding glycerophosphodiester phosphodiesterase family protein, with the translated sequence MVTLRWRRAVATALATVTAVSAVGGPAHGTGPTHLRESGQSAGAAGDRQRHQHVFDLQAHRGGLGLRVESTLAAFGNALRLGVRTLELDVQITRDGHAVVTHDRRVSSAKCTDTAPVSTDDPDFPYVGKFVHTLTLAQVRTLDCGSRTLPGYPGQTPVPGATMPLLREVLDLVKRYEANQVRLNVETKVEAGAPHETAPREQFVQVTAAEIRAAGLLRQTTVQSFDWGALMRMRQVEPRLPLVALTNYDFLQVGAPGASPWLGGIDIDDFGGDPIRAIKTFGATSFSPVHGFPQNGTVTDPDYRPYVTKDLVRHAHRHGITVVPWTVNDVPTMAKLIDDGVDGLITDYPDRLRDLMAQRRMRLPKPYASPFDIQAHRGGRWERPENTLPAFAYALADPDVSTLELDTGMTRDGHLVVLHDRTVSGSHCADTRPARPGDPMFPYVGKRVRDLTLRQIKTLDCGSVPVADLPEQVLVPGARIPTLPEVFALARDSGRRDIRFNIETKISPLVDDTAPYQVFTAALVRAVERAQVVDRVTIQSFDWRTIMLARELNHRIATVALVWQYGPAECASLADECSLRAVYGDPSVRSPWTGGLDWWRYRDLGKLVRAAGATTVSANWQVHDPEQPTAPHPDWYLRQDPSYFHGPVVPTLRQRDRLLVVPYTINDAAYMQRAIDLGVDGIITDDQRTLIEVAIRNGLR
- a CDS encoding ABC transporter substrate-binding protein codes for the protein MIRTPGHPDRRRSTHGVTTRTARWRRARATLAATAALVLTACSAGESLETDEGADPQAGTLVVAISSEPDSLDVHVSTASPTFLVLENVYDTLVEPAPDLSFQPALATDWEVSDDLLTWTFHLRDGVTWHNGQPFVADDVVASFDRITDGETAANAWRFESVDEVRAVDDRTVEFVLNRPTPNLLANVGGFKGMAIVAPELLDGDGLTTDAIGTGPFRFVSYTPGDRIILEANPDYWGDGPHVDRVEFRFISEPTTALTNLRTGSVHLTNNVPPQEAGALRDDPDVELGQVASNDYWYFTCNFDRPPFDDIDVRRALSFAIDREQVAQAAFFDAATPVQSAMPPGNFWATDYAPFDYDPEQARELLAGAGVDGLTVDLMLTNEFPHTLQAAEVIASQWQDVGVEVEIRTLDFASWLDEQGAGSYDCYVLGWLNNLDGEYAYYAQHHSTGSFNFHGYADPQVDQLLDQARASVDDADRKPLYDQAARLIIDDVSYGYLYSPQASLAWLPTVEGVEMHPDGKTRLRTVRLTG
- a CDS encoding type II toxin-antitoxin system PemK/MazF family toxin, which codes for MTATVGRLTGQRVPTQRRPTPARVARPRQVAALQRRQLSYAPELDGHADPGEIVWTWVPYEDDPRQGKDRPVLVVGRRSRTLYGLMLSSQSDRDGQRHWLELGTWGDDGRPSWIRLDRVLTMREDSIRREGAILDRTRFDRVCHALRGGYGWS
- a CDS encoding ABC transporter permease, with the translated sequence MGRFLLRRALQTAIAMLGVSVAVFLIVHLVPGDPIRLALGTRFDEELYQAMRARAGLDQPLWTQYGDWLARAVTGDLGVSFRSGEPVTRLLLARLGPTSLLAVAALLVALAVALPLGIVSAVRSGSVIDRIATAFSQLWVSVPDFWSGIMYILLFALVLGWLPASGYVSPIDDPVRALRHLILPALTVGLISGSVLTRFVRSAVLEAMQQDYARTARAKGLSRWRTVRRHVLPNAWISIVTAVGLQLGFLLGGVVVVEVIFEWPGLGRLAYDAVIRRDYSLLQGAVLVIAMMFLLVNFLVDLLYSYLDPRVRHR
- a CDS encoding PfkB family carbohydrate kinase, whose translation is MRDHVMVFAPAPVLSVTIEQQADVLELHLHAGGQGIWQARMISSLGVRVVLCAAVGGEVGAVLGRALEDEELELRMVPRKSSSGWYVHDRREGSRSEIAENPGAPLIRHDIDELYGLALAEGMRAAVSVLSGPAHPSVVDDDVYRRLASDLRANGSQVVADLSGGQLAAVLGGGVSFLKVSHEEVIEAGRAADDSVDALSRAAHQLRADGAEAVLISRAEKPALALLDDDLVEVRVPQLEIVDHRGAGDSMTAGVAAVLTRGGSLEEAVRTGAAAGAVNVTRHGLGTGRAEAVRELIGRVRLTPLD